Proteins found in one Homalodisca vitripennis isolate AUS2020 chromosome 4, UT_GWSS_2.1, whole genome shotgun sequence genomic segment:
- the LOC124358960 gene encoding acid sphingomyelinase-like phosphodiesterase 3b, with translation MVCLRCILQVILLASATAKISYFWHITDIHLDVDYSVKGDPRRNCWRTEQSVNHETVGRYGNYNCDSPWALVQSAARTMKTKNGEDIEFVLWTGDGLSVMSSSRSSEKQVAALQNLTHLFSHTFPSQFVFPVLGHDDPGGNPGERLGYRELANFWRHWLPSEAIATFVKGGYYTIEHKDNKLRIIALNTNLYSSPHSKGDDPSEQFSWLAEVLEKSQKFREKVYIVGHMGPGPDERQPDTMPHFREAAARRYLGLIRKYSDIIVGQFFGHLHSDTFRIVYNGSSARPVSWMLMAPSLSPRRTNGGANNPGLRLYKFNRDTAQVLDYTQYYLDLNQANQKEKADWSQEYNFTSYYGLTNITPSSLHELASSFRHDSPSFDRYYRANSVGLSMGHCDGPCTLTHYCATTRVEYSEFRHCLDAAASALASGSTAITAGLFVVLALGLPSLVT, from the exons ATGGTCTGTCTTCGATGCATTCTACAAGTGATCTTGTTAGCAAGTGCCACTGCCAAAATAA GTTACTTTTGGCACATTACTGACATACATTTAGATGTTGACTATTCTGTCAAAGGCGATCCAAGAAGAA ACTGTTGGCGTACGGAGCAGAGTGTCAATCACGAGACTGTGGGCAGATACGGGAACTACAACTGTGACTCTCCCTGGGCTCTGGTGCAGTCTGCCGCTCGTACAATGAAGACGAAGAACGGAGAAGATATAGAGTTTGTGCTCTGGACAGG GGACGGACTGTCGGTGATGTCCAGCAGTCGCTCGTCAGAGAAGCAAGTGGCGGCTCTACAGAATCTGACACACCTGTTCAGCCACACCTTCCCTTCACAGTTCGTGTTCCCAGTGTTGGGCCATGATGACCCCGGGGGCAACCCTGGAGAGAGGCTTGGATACCGGGAACTCGCTAATTTTTGGCGGCATTGGCTTCCGTCTGAGGCTATCGCCACATTTGTTAAAG GTGGTTACTACACTATTGAGCACAAAGACAACAAACTCCGGATCATCGCTCTCAACACAAACTTGTACTCCAGTCCGCACAGTAAAGGAGATGATCCTTCAGAACAATTCTCTTGGTTGGCGGAGGTTCTTGAAAAATCCCAGAAATTCAGAGAAAAG GTATATATAGTGGGCCACATGGGACCGGGCCCTGACGAGCGCCAACCTGACACGATGCCTCACTTCAGAGAGGCTGCGGCCCGAAGGTACCTCGGCCTTATTCGGAAATATTCGGATATTATTGTGGGTCAATTTTTTGGTCATCTCCATTCCGACACCTTCCGCATCGTATATAACGGCAGTTCAG CACGTCCTGTCTCGTGGATGCTCATGGCGCCGTCTCTCAGCCCACGAAGGACCAACGGTGGAGCGAACAATCCTGGCCTTAGACTCTACAAGTTTAACAGAGACACTGCTCAA GTTCTAGATTACACGCAGTACTACTTGGATCTAAATCAAGCCAACCAAAAAGAAAAGGCAGATTGGAGTCAAGAGTATAATTTCACCAGCTACTACGGTTTGACCAACATCACTCCTTCATCCCTGCATGAACTCGCCTCCTCCTTCAGGCACGACTCACCCTCCTTCGACAG aTATTACCGAGCGAACTCCGTGGGTCTGTCGATGGGACATTGTGACGGTCCGTGCACCCTCACTCACTACTGCGCCACTACACGGGTAGAGTACTCGGAGTTCCGCCACTGTCTGGATGCTGCCGCCAGCGCCCTCGCCTCTGGGAGCACAGCCATCACGGCT